The Linepithema humile isolate Giens D197 chromosome 2, Lhum_UNIL_v1.0, whole genome shotgun sequence genome has a segment encoding these proteins:
- the LOC105679091 gene encoding uncharacterized protein isoform X2, with product MFKNNRDLLIENDDEINATGILLALRLLLIKYRNPAVWEKINYMEAHLDKRIGTSIWKDREVNIVDVIRRLRMPAEIEPPSAELMQKLCGILDVNAFQLRSPGALDGLLLRGLYIEATLMAHDCRGNTHLSVDDNFQLTIYASVTIKEDEPILFNYTSSLLGTADRKEHLREGKYFECECSLCRDPYELESHLSSVLCPHCKEGFVGMQDTSSLNPYERGSRWQCQMCKRTFSGRLIRATLNICRTLIDDCDIDIKSIEGLLKRLSRSLHTNHFLMLSLKQKLLMLCRKEIISPNPQKKIIQKMLDTCKEVYNVLDIVEPGISRLKGIMLYEMHLPMIILANRSYSAREISSAQLACRLEEARDLLKKALTMLFLEPVTTPEGKLAKRALEELRTLNQNISDVKSLPSDKPKIHVRKAKVHRKKIK from the exons ATGTTTAAGAACAATCGAGATCTATTGATAGAAAATGATGATGAAATTAACGCGACCGGAATATTGCTAGCCTTGCGattattgctaataaaatatagaaatccAGCTGTAtgggaaaaaataaattatatggaGGCTCATTTAGATAAAAGGATAGGCACATCCATCTGGAAGGACAGAGAAGTCAATATTGTAGAC gtGATTCGGAGGCTTCGCATGCCCGCTGAGATTGAGCCACCGAGTGCGGAATTAATGCAGAAATTATGCGGCATTTTAGATGTGAATGCCTTCCAGTTGCGATCACCTGGCGCTCTTGACGGTCTTCTTCTTCGAGGATTATACATCGAGGCGACTCTGATGGCTCATGACTGCAGGGGTAACACTCACCTCTCGGTGGATGACAATTTCCAGTTGACTATTTATGCAAGCGTAACGATCAAAGAGGATGAGCctattcttttcaattatacTTCATCGCTTTTG GGTACAGCTGACAGAAAGGAGCATCTTCGCGAGGGAAAGTATTTCGAATGTGAATGCTCTTTGTGCAGAGATCCTTACGAATTAGAGTCGCATTTAAGTAGTGTGTTATGTCCACATTGTAAAGAGGGATTCGTAGGAATGCAAGATACTTCCAGCCTCAATCCATATGAGCGAGGGAGTCGATGGCAATGTCAAATGTGCAAGAGGACTTTTAGTGGTCGTCTTATCAGAGCTACATTAAACATATGTCGAACGCTCATCGATGACTGCGATATTGACATAAAA AGTATAGAGGGCTTACTTAAAAGATTATCCCGATCATTGCACACCAATCATTTCCTGATGCTATCCTTGAAGCAGAAATTATTGATGTTgtgtagaaaagaaataatatctccGAACCCTcagaaaaaaatcatacaaAAGATGTTGGATACGTGTAAGGAAGTCTATAATGTTTTAGATATAGTAGAGCCAGGCATATCACGTTTAAAAG GCATAATGTTGTACGAAATGCATTTACCTATGATTATACTGGCGAATCGATCTTATTCTGCACGTGAGATCTCATCGGCGCAACTAGCCTGCCGACTGGAAGAGGCTAGAGATCTTCTAAAGAAAGCTCTGACTATGCTCTTTTTGGAACCAGTGACAACTCCAGAAGGGAAATTGGCTAAAAGAGCACTGGAAGAATTGCGAACGCTAAACCAAAATATAAGCGACGTCAAGTCTTTGCCGTCAGACAAACCGAAAATCCATGTTCGTAAAGCAAAAGTACACCGCAAAAAGATCAAATGA
- the LOC105679202 gene encoding GPN-loop GTPase 2, whose amino-acid sequence MSLIFGQLVIGPPGSGKTTYCNAMSKFLESMGRKVAVINIDPANENMEYTPAVDISELIKHEEVMKHFKLGPNGALIYCMEFLETNVKWLITKVLNLKDHYLIFDCPGQVELYTHHKSMSQIGEKLNQNLVRLCSVHLVDSHHCSDPGKYLSSLILCTTVMLQIGLPHVNVMTKFDEMKKFGSCLAFNIDFYTEVLDLKYLLEQLDENPFTAKYKKLNSALVSLIEDYSLVSFVPLDVSNKALLLQVKNAVDKANGYIFGGNEPQDIQTLLACAVGTVSETEKMSTLDEYL is encoded by the exons aTGAGTTTAATTTTTGGTCAACTTGTTATCGGCCCGCCTGGTAGTGGGAAAACAACATATTGCAATGCAATGTCCAAATTTCTGGAATCCATGGGAAGAAAAGTGGCTGTTATTAATATcg atccAGCAAATGAAAACATGGAGTATACTCCAGCAGTAGATATAtctgaattaattaaacacgAAGAAGTCATGAAGCATTTTAAACTTGGACCAAATGGAgctttaatttattgcatGGAGTTTCTAGAAACTAATGTAAAATGGCTTAtcacaaaagttttaaatttaaaagatcaCTATCTTATTTTTGATTGCCCAGGTCAA gtCGAATTATACACACATCACAAATCGATGAGTCAAATAGGAGAAAAATTGAACCAGAACTTAGTGAGATTATGCAGTGTGCATCTTGTAGATTCACATCATTGCAGTGATCCtg GTAAATATCTATCCTCTCTGATACTTTGTACAACAGTGATGTTACAAATTGGTTTACCTCATGTGAATGTTATGACAAAGTTTGATGAAATGAAAAAGTTCGGTAGTTGTTTAGCatttaatatagatttttatacagAAGTACTGGATTTAAAGTATCTCTTGGAGCAGTTAGATGAAAATCCCTTTACCGCAAA gtacaaaaaacttaattctgcATTGGTATCTCTAATTGAAGACTACAGTCTTGTTAGTTTTGTACCGCTAGATGTTTCTAACAaagcattattattacaagTGAAAAATGCGGTGGATAAAGCAAATGGTTATATTTTTGGTGGTAATGAGCCGCAAGACATTCAAACGTTACTCGCGTGTGCAGTAGGGACTGTCAGTGAAACCGAAAAAATGTCAACACTAGATGAGTATTTATGA
- the LOC105679097 gene encoding erlin-1-like, whose translation MFDQRIIAISFLVCFIIVFNFSLHRIEEGHVGVYFRGGALLPYVSNPGFHMMVPLLTTYRSVQVTLQTDEVKNVPCGTSGGVMIYFDRIEVVNILDANSVYNMVKNFTADYDRTLIFNKIHHELNQFCSVHTLHEVYIDLFDQIDENLKTALQRDLNELAPGLNIQAVRVTKPKIPETIRKNYELMEAEKTKLLISTQHQKVVEKDAETDRKKAIIEAEKEAQVAKIQYNQKIMEKESLQQMAAIEDDMHLARQKSRSDAEFYQMKMQAEANKLLLSKEFLELRKYEALAHNAKIYYGQDIPKMFAYGGCSNDPSFNTSPPVSTISTSTNIEEKK comes from the exons ATGTTTGATCAAAGGATCATAGCAATCTCCTTCCTCGTGTgttttataatagtatttaacTTCTCCCTTCATCGTATTGAAGAGGGTCATGTGGGAGTATACTTTCGA GGTGGTGCGCTGTTACCTTATGTGAGTAACCCAGGATTTCACATGATGGTACCATTACTCACTACATATCGTTCGGTTCAAGTAACTTTGCAAACAGACGAAGTAAAGAATGTGCCATGTGGAACCAGCGGTGGTGTAATGATATACTTCGATCGTATAGAAGTTGTGAATATATTGGATGCAAATAGTG tcTACAATATGGTGAAGAATTTTACAGCGGATTATGATCGTACATTGATTTTTAACAAGATACATCATGAATTAAACCAATTTTGCTCTGTACATACATTACATGAAGTTTACATTGATTTGTTTGATCAAATTGATGAGAACTTGAAGACTGCTCTTCAAAGGGATTTAAATGAATTAGCGCCTGGTCTTAATATACAAGCCGTGAGAGTAACAAAACCAAAGATTCCTGAGACAATCAGGAAAAACTATGAATTAAT GGAAGCAGAAAAAACAAAGCTGTTGATATCTACGCAGCATCAAAAAGTAGTGGAAAAAGATGCTGAAACTGATCGCAAGAAGGCTATTATCGAAGCTGAAAAGGAAGCACAAGTTGCAAAGATTcaatataatcaaaaaatCATGGAGAAAGAATCTCTACAACAAATGGCTGCAATAGAAGATGATATGCATTTAGCAAGACAAAAGAGTCGTTCGGACGCCGAATTTTACCAAATGAAAATGCAAGCTGAAGCGAACAAACTGCTTCTATCTAAGGAATTCTTAGAACTCAGGAAGTATGAAGCTTTGGCACATAATGCCAAAATATATTATGGACAAGACATTCCAAAAATGTTCGCATACGGAGGCTGCTCAAATGATCCCAGTTTCAATACATCACCACCAGTATCCACCATCAGCACCAGTACAaatattgaagagaaaaagTGA
- the SmydA-3 gene encoding SET domain-containing protein SmydA-8, whose protein sequence is MSQESGSGASTGELQAYKVLQNARVGRYMVVARELQAGEEILTEMPFVVGPKAYTYPLCLSCYTPWPPSPDEKPLCSKCGWPVCGEECENSSQHKDYECQVFVQANEKFNVDAALNENNENGIPQLECITPLRLLLESERNSERWNKEVKDMEAHNKVRCQKKQWASDHVNVVDYLRKRLKLDRFSEEHIQTICGILEINTFEVRTIKGYSARGLYPTVAMMNHSCVSNTSHSISPIDYRIRLRTTLKVPAGGELYASYTHSLLPTLLRREHLFEGKHFACACPRCSDPTELGTHMSSLKCNKCENGIVLPLDSLDSNSTWKCTHCDFSTNGQAVQKVLRIIQAEVDAAEAISGADGADAIHERETVMRKYRSVLHPRHAFLTMLRHSLTQMYGRVDEYLLDDLPNVVLEHKVDLCRLLLQVLDAVEPGYSRIRGMTLYELHAPLLFLAKGQWNAGVIDDAGLKSKMTEVANILKEAATILTLEPSEMAEGQIGLVAKESLIQLEQSINNL, encoded by the exons ATGTCGCAAGAATCG GGAAGCGGAGCATCCACGGGAGAATTGCAGGCGTATAAAGTGCTTCAGAATGCTCGAGTTGGCAG GTATATGGTCGTGGCTAGAGAACTGCAGGCTGGCGAAGAGATTTTAACGGAAATGCCTTTCGTCGTCGGGCCGAAGGCATATACTTATCCGTTGTGTCTTTCTTGCTACACACCTTGGCCACCAAGTCCAGACGAAAAACCACTTTGCTCGAAGTGCGGATGGCCCGTTTGCGGTGAAGAATGTGAGAATTCTTCGCAACACAAAGATTACGAATGCCAG GTGTTTGTGCAGGCGAACGAGAAGTTTAACGTAGACGCCGCCCTGAATGAGAATAATGAGAACGGTATTCCGCAATTAGAATGCATAACTCCGCTGAGACTATTGCTCGAATCGGAAAGGAACTCCGAGAGATGGAATAAGGAAGTGAAAGACATGGAAGCGCACAACAAAGTAAGGTGTCAAAAGAAACAGTGGGCGTCAGATCACGTTAATGTCGTGGATTATCTGAGGAAACGGCTCAAACTCGACAG ATTCTCGGAGGAACATATACAGACAATATGCGGGATTTTGGAGATTAATACGTTTGAAGTTCGAACGATAAAAGGATACTCCGCGCGAGGTCTCTATCCAACAGTCGCTATGATGAATCACTCGTGCGTCTCGAATACATCTCACAGCATATCGCCAATTGATTACAG GATACGACTGCGTACCACGCTTAAAGTACCCGCGGGCGGTGAACTTTACGCGAGTTACACGCACTCGTTACTGCCGACGTTACTCCGGAGGGAACACCTATTCGAGGGGAAGCACTTTGCATGCGCGTGCCCGCGGTGTTCAGATCCCACGGAATTGGGCACTCATATGTCCTCGCTTAAGTGCAACAAATGCGAGAACGGAATTGTCTTGCCACTGGATTCTTTAG ACTCAAACAGTACGTGGAAGTGTACGCATTGTGATTTTTCTACTAACGGACAGGCAGTACAAAAAGTTTTACGGATCATTCAAGCAGAAGTGGATGCCGCAGAAGCTATCAGTGGAGCTGATGGAGCCGACGCGATTCATGAAAGGGAGACCGTTATGAGAAAGTATCGATCAGTTCTTCATCCTCGGCATGCCTTTCTTACGATGTTGAG ACATTCATTGACTCAAATGTACGGTCGAGTTGACGAATATTTGTTGGACGATTTGCCGAATGTTGTGTTAGAGCACAAAGTCGATTTGTGTCGTCTGTTGCTTCAAGTATTAGATGCTGTTGAGCCTGGATATTCTCGCATAAGAG GTATGACGTTATACGAGTTGCACGCACCATTGCTCTTTTTAGCTAAGGGGCAATGGAATGCCGGTGTGATCGACGATGCCGGATTAAAGTCCAAAATGACGGAAGtcgcaaatattttgaaagaggCAGCCACAATATTAACCTTGGAGCCATCGGAGATGGCCGAGGGGCAGATAGGACTCGTCGCGAAGGAATCTTTAATTCAGCTGGAACAATCTATCAATAacttatga
- the LOC105679201 gene encoding trafficking protein particle complex subunit 13, whose protein sequence is MEVKAKSEHLLALKVMRLTRPTLASPMVITCDSTDLPGNTLNNELKNDCTALQGMEALAVGQFMVLPQSFGNIYLGEIFSSYLCVHNGSNQVVNNVTVKADLQTSTQTIPLSGNNLEGKELAPDSTVDEVIHHEVKEIGTHILVCEVSYTCANQTSPLSFRKYFKFQVVKPLDVKTKFYNAESDEVYLEAQIQNLTAGPICLEKVALESSHLFSVTTLNTNDKGESIYGSMNLLDTGCSRQYLYCLKPQLSLLKDPKMMQNATNIGKLDIVWRSNLGERGRLQTSQLQRMAPEYGDLRVIMKDIPPKVDLEEPVNCKCHIINTSERSMELLLSLESNNSIAWCGMSDTTIGTLKPGASMDIPLCLITLDRGIITISGLKLTDTFLKRVYDYDDLAQIFVN, encoded by the exons atggaagtTAAAGCAAAGAGCGAACATTTGTTAGCATTGAAAG TAATGAGATTAACACGACCTACTCTGGCAAGTCCCATGGTTATTACATGTGATTCAACAGATTTGCCAGGTAATACATTAAACAATGAACTTAAGAATGATTGCACAGCATTGCAAGGAATGGAAGCGCTTGCTGTAGGACAATTCATGGTATTACCTCAAAGTTTTGG aaatatatatttagggGAGATATTCTCTAGTTATTTGTGTGTACATAATGGCAGCAATCAAGTGGTAAATAATGTTACTGTAAAA gcAGATTTGCAAACAAGTACACAGACAATCCCTCTCTCTGGCAATAATCTAGAAGGGAAAGAATTAGCACCTGACAGTACAGTAGATGAAGTTATTCATCACGAGGTTAAGGAAATAGGTACACATAT attAGTTTGTGAGGTATCTTATACCTGTGCAAATCAGACCTCTCCACTTTCATTTAGAAAGTATTTTAAGTTTCAAGTGGTTAAACCACTAGATGTAAAGaccaaattttataatgcagAG TCAGATGAGGTATATCTCGAAGcgcaaattcaaaatttaactGCTGGTCCAATTTGTTTAGAAAAAGTCGCTCTTGAATCATCTCACTTGTTTAGTG TGACCACATTGAATACAAATGACAAAGGGGAATCTATTTATGGAAGTATGAATCTATTAGATACAGGTTGTAGTAGAcaatatctgtattgtttaaAACCACAGTTAAGCTTATTAAAAGATCCAAAAATGATGCAAAATGCCACTAATATTGGCAAATTGGATATTGTGTGGAGAAGCAATTTGGGTGAGAGAGGAAGGTTGCAAACTAGTCAATTGCAAAGAATG GCACCTGAATATGGAGATCTAAGGGTTATTATGAAGGATATTCCTCCGAAGGTTGATCTGGAAGAACCAGTTAATTGCAAATGtcacataataaatacttC ggaAAGGAGTATGGAATTGTTATTGAGCTTAGAATCGAATAACTCCATAGCTTGGTGCGGGATGTCTGATACAACAATTGGTACTCTGAAACCTGGAGCTTCTATGGATATACCTCTCTGTTTGATTACATTGGATAGAGGCATTAtt ACCATCTCCGGTCTAAAACTAACAGATACGTTTCTAAAAAGAGTGTATGACTATGATGATCTGGCTCAAATTTTCGTCAATTGA
- the LOC105679091 gene encoding SET domain-containing protein SmydA-8-like isoform X1: protein MVPTPKYKTVHSTKLGRYLVAARNIEPGEVIIREEPIVVGPIYRKDCFCFACLRSLTNIDGGKQYVCSKCNVASLCSVACEIRTTHHTNDECQMFKNNRDLLIENDDEINATGILLALRLLLIKYRNPAVWEKINYMEAHLDKRIGTSIWKDREVNIVDVIRRLRMPAEIEPPSAELMQKLCGILDVNAFQLRSPGALDGLLLRGLYIEATLMAHDCRGNTHLSVDDNFQLTIYASVTIKEDEPILFNYTSSLLGTADRKEHLREGKYFECECSLCRDPYELESHLSSVLCPHCKEGFVGMQDTSSLNPYERGSRWQCQMCKRTFSGRLIRATLNICRTLIDDCDIDIKSIEGLLKRLSRSLHTNHFLMLSLKQKLLMLCRKEIISPNPQKKIIQKMLDTCKEVYNVLDIVEPGISRLKGIMLYEMHLPMIILANRSYSAREISSAQLACRLEEARDLLKKALTMLFLEPVTTPEGKLAKRALEELRTLNQNISDVKSLPSDKPKIHVRKAKVHRKKIK from the exons ATGGTGCCCACCCCGAAGTATAAGACCGTGCATTCGACGAAACTTGGAAG ATACCTTGTAGCAGCTAGAAATATAGAGCCAGGAGAAGTTATCATTCGAGAGGAACCAATTGTAGTCGGCCCGATATATAGGAAAGATTGCTTCTGCTTTGCATGCTTACGTTCTTTAACAAATATAGACGGAGGAAAACAGTATGTTTGTTCCAAATGTAATGTAGCATCGTTGTGCAGCGTTGCATGCGAG ATAAGAACGACTCATCACACAAATGATGAATGCCAGATGTTTAAGAACAATCGAGATCTATTGATAGAAAATGATGATGAAATTAACGCGACCGGAATATTGCTAGCCTTGCGattattgctaataaaatatagaaatccAGCTGTAtgggaaaaaataaattatatggaGGCTCATTTAGATAAAAGGATAGGCACATCCATCTGGAAGGACAGAGAAGTCAATATTGTAGAC gtGATTCGGAGGCTTCGCATGCCCGCTGAGATTGAGCCACCGAGTGCGGAATTAATGCAGAAATTATGCGGCATTTTAGATGTGAATGCCTTCCAGTTGCGATCACCTGGCGCTCTTGACGGTCTTCTTCTTCGAGGATTATACATCGAGGCGACTCTGATGGCTCATGACTGCAGGGGTAACACTCACCTCTCGGTGGATGACAATTTCCAGTTGACTATTTATGCAAGCGTAACGATCAAAGAGGATGAGCctattcttttcaattatacTTCATCGCTTTTG GGTACAGCTGACAGAAAGGAGCATCTTCGCGAGGGAAAGTATTTCGAATGTGAATGCTCTTTGTGCAGAGATCCTTACGAATTAGAGTCGCATTTAAGTAGTGTGTTATGTCCACATTGTAAAGAGGGATTCGTAGGAATGCAAGATACTTCCAGCCTCAATCCATATGAGCGAGGGAGTCGATGGCAATGTCAAATGTGCAAGAGGACTTTTAGTGGTCGTCTTATCAGAGCTACATTAAACATATGTCGAACGCTCATCGATGACTGCGATATTGACATAAAA AGTATAGAGGGCTTACTTAAAAGATTATCCCGATCATTGCACACCAATCATTTCCTGATGCTATCCTTGAAGCAGAAATTATTGATGTTgtgtagaaaagaaataatatctccGAACCCTcagaaaaaaatcatacaaAAGATGTTGGATACGTGTAAGGAAGTCTATAATGTTTTAGATATAGTAGAGCCAGGCATATCACGTTTAAAAG GCATAATGTTGTACGAAATGCATTTACCTATGATTATACTGGCGAATCGATCTTATTCTGCACGTGAGATCTCATCGGCGCAACTAGCCTGCCGACTGGAAGAGGCTAGAGATCTTCTAAAGAAAGCTCTGACTATGCTCTTTTTGGAACCAGTGACAACTCCAGAAGGGAAATTGGCTAAAAGAGCACTGGAAGAATTGCGAACGCTAAACCAAAATATAAGCGACGTCAAGTCTTTGCCGTCAGACAAACCGAAAATCCATGTTCGTAAAGCAAAAGTACACCGCAAAAAGATCAAATGA